A window of Phoenix dactylifera cultivar Barhee BC4 unplaced genomic scaffold, palm_55x_up_171113_PBpolish2nd_filt_p 000760F, whole genome shotgun sequence contains these coding sequences:
- the LOC103698128 gene encoding cysteine proteinase inhibitor 1-like produces the protein MAIIGITMKSFPLLLITIYLALGVVANGEPMGKAYPNGWEPIDPDDSVLLEIARFALTEHNNEDKDRLVLSSVVSGEFQLADSGFNYRVIIAASNGGVIGKYMAVVWEQSKGWDGSAELVSFQPIQA, from the coding sequence ATGGCCATCATTGGGATCACCATGAAATcatttcctcttcttctaaTTACCATTTATTTAGCTCTTGGAGTTGTTGCAAATGGTGAGCCTATGGGTAAGGCTTATCCCAATGGCTGGGAGCCAATCGACCCTGATGACTCCGTTCTCCTTGAGATTGCAAGGTTCGCGCTGACAGAGCACAATAATGAAGACAAAGATAGACTTGTGTTGAGTAGTGTGGTGAGTGGCGAGTTTCAGTTGGCGGATTCTGGATTTAACTATCGGGTTATTATTGCGGCTAGTAATGGTGGAGTCATAGGGAAGTATATGGCTGTGGTATGGGAGCAGTCCAAGGGTTGGGATGGGTCTGCGGAGCTCGTATCCTTCCAGCCTATCCAGGCTTAA